A window of the Virgibacillus pantothenticus genome harbors these coding sequences:
- a CDS encoding cold-shock protein translates to MENGVVKWFNAEKGYGFIQQEEGNDVFVHYSAIQEEGFKTLEEGQEVAFDIVEGERGPQAANVVKK, encoded by the coding sequence ATGGAAAACGGAGTAGTAAAATGGTTTAACGCTGAAAAAGGATATGGATTTATTCAGCAAGAAGAAGGAAACGATGTCTTTGTACATTACTCAGCAATTCAAGAAGAAGGATTTAAAACACTTGAAGAAGGTCAAGAAGTGGCTTTTGATATCGTTGAAGGCGAACGTGGACCACAAGCAGCTAATGTAGTAAAAAAATAA
- a CDS encoding GNAT family N-acetyltransferase — protein sequence MNIRLAKLKDTDAEALLAFEYENRDFFEKMVPTRGDEYYNLIDFLKRHEALLGEQSLGVSHFYLIKDDNDNILGRINMVDLDEQRQGVLGYRIGQSYTGKGIATRALQLLIKEAIELGIKQLYAKTTSHNLPSQKVLQKNGFHYEKTDAVPFVMNGEKVKFLYYKWVSNKKT from the coding sequence ATGAATATTCGCTTAGCTAAGCTGAAAGATACGGATGCGGAAGCATTGCTAGCGTTTGAATACGAAAATCGTGATTTCTTCGAAAAGATGGTACCAACTCGTGGGGATGAGTATTATAATCTCATAGACTTTCTGAAAAGACATGAAGCACTATTGGGAGAGCAAAGCCTGGGGGTTTCCCACTTTTATTTAATAAAGGATGATAATGATAACATATTAGGAAGAATCAATATGGTTGATTTGGATGAGCAGCGACAAGGAGTACTTGGCTATCGAATCGGGCAGTCCTACACAGGAAAAGGGATAGCCACAAGGGCGTTACAGCTCTTAATCAAAGAAGCCATAGAATTAGGTATCAAGCAGTTATATGCTAAGACAACAAGCCATAATCTGCCATCGCAAAAAGTATTACAGAAAAATGGTTTTCATTATGAAAAAACCGACGCGGTTCCATTTGTTATGAATGGTGAGAAAGTGAAGTTTCTGTATTATAAATGGGTCAGTAATAAGAAAACATGA
- a CDS encoding b(o/a)3-type cytochrome-c oxidase subunit 1: MSIKKTMSAVHIIPKQFPITKKEARLYMAFISVAFISLFIGGLMGLLQTLVRSGTITLPWGIDYYQVLTVHGVILALVLTTFFIIGFQFALMGKTVGISMKQRKAAWLSFWIMLIGTIMTAAMILLGKASVLYTFYAPLQAHPLFYIGLALVIVGSWVAGIVNFRQVYVWKRAHPHEKSPLLAFMVTINMIMWIIASLGVAAAVLVQFIPWSLGYAETINVLVSRTLFWYFGHPLVYFWLLPAYMAWYAIIPKIIGGKIFSDSLARLSFILFLFFSIPVGFHHQLTEPGIDPVWKFIQVVLTFMVVIPTLMTAFSLFATFEITGRKKGFGGLFGWFRHLPWKDVRFLAPMLGMLAFIPGGAGGIINASHQMNAVVHNTMWVTGHFHLTVATTVMLTFFGVSYWLIPHLTGRKLTPSINKLGIIQSIIWIVGMAIMSGSMHIQGLLGGPRRSSYSEYGGTEQAADWLGYQIAQAIGGTILFIGILLMVYIVIKLAFFAPTGKEAFPIAEEEANAKPTPKFMENWKLWIGITVLLILFAYTVPFIDIIQHSPPGSPPFDWPIGNQ, from the coding sequence ATGTCGATAAAAAAGACAATGAGCGCTGTTCATATAATTCCTAAGCAGTTCCCTATTACAAAGAAAGAAGCCAGATTGTATATGGCATTTATATCGGTTGCATTTATTTCTTTATTCATCGGCGGTTTGATGGGACTTTTGCAAACACTTGTCCGTTCTGGAACGATTACACTACCTTGGGGTATTGACTATTATCAAGTACTAACCGTTCATGGCGTCATTTTAGCACTCGTCTTAACGACATTTTTTATCATTGGGTTTCAATTTGCTTTAATGGGAAAAACCGTTGGCATATCCATGAAACAAAGAAAAGCTGCCTGGCTTAGCTTTTGGATTATGTTAATTGGTACCATTATGACAGCGGCGATGATTTTGTTAGGTAAAGCAAGTGTTTTATATACGTTTTATGCACCTTTACAAGCACACCCTTTATTTTATATTGGGCTTGCTTTAGTTATTGTTGGCAGTTGGGTTGCAGGTATAGTTAATTTCCGGCAAGTTTATGTATGGAAAAGAGCTCATCCCCATGAGAAATCTCCACTTTTAGCATTTATGGTAACCATTAATATGATCATGTGGATTATTGCTTCGCTTGGTGTTGCTGCTGCTGTTCTGGTGCAATTTATTCCATGGTCTCTAGGATACGCGGAAACGATCAACGTGCTAGTAAGCAGAACTTTATTTTGGTATTTCGGTCATCCACTCGTATATTTCTGGCTTTTACCTGCCTATATGGCTTGGTATGCAATCATTCCTAAAATCATTGGAGGAAAAATTTTTAGTGATTCATTAGCGAGATTATCTTTTATTCTATTCTTATTTTTCTCTATTCCAGTTGGTTTTCACCATCAGCTTACAGAACCAGGAATTGATCCCGTTTGGAAGTTCATTCAAGTTGTGCTTACATTTATGGTAGTTATCCCAACTCTAATGACCGCATTTTCATTATTTGCTACTTTCGAAATAACTGGGCGAAAAAAAGGCTTTGGAGGACTATTCGGTTGGTTTAGACATTTACCTTGGAAAGATGTTCGTTTTTTAGCCCCGATGCTAGGCATGTTGGCATTTATTCCAGGTGGTGCTGGCGGAATTATCAATGCTTCACACCAAATGAATGCAGTTGTTCATAATACGATGTGGGTTACCGGTCACTTCCATTTGACTGTAGCAACGACCGTTATGTTAACTTTCTTTGGGGTTAGTTATTGGTTAATTCCCCACTTAACAGGTAGAAAACTTACACCGTCTATAAACAAATTAGGTATTATACAGTCTATTATTTGGATCGTTGGCATGGCAATTATGTCTGGTTCCATGCATATACAAGGGCTGTTAGGTGGGCCAAGGCGGTCCTCGTATTCAGAATATGGCGGAACAGAGCAGGCTGCTGATTGGCTAGGCTATCAAATTGCTCAAGCTATAGGAGGTACCATCCTGTTCATCGGTATTCTTCTTATGGTATATATTGTTATCAAGTTAGCCTTTTTCGCACCAACAGGAAAAGAAGCATTTCCGATTGCAGAAGAAGAAGCTAATGCAAAACCAACTCCTAAATTTATGGAGAATTGGAAGCTATGGATTGGAATAACTGTATTACTGATTCTATTTGCCTATACGGTCCCATTTATTGATATTATTCAGCATTCCCCACCGGGGTCGCCACCATTTGATTGGCCTATAGGCAATCAGTGA
- a CDS encoding formate--tetrahydrofolate ligase — MNKDIEIAQQTTLEPIHNIAEQLHLTREDWEPYGQTKAKLSEQLFEKLKHKKSGKIILVTSINPTPAGEGKSTVTVGLGQALNQIGKKAIIALREPSLGPVMGLKGGAAGGGYSQVLPMEDINLHFTGDIHAITTANNALAAFIDNHIHRGNTLQIDARRIEWKRVLDINDRALRQTIIGLGGPKQGVPREDGFTITVASEIMAVLCLATDLQDLKQKLAAIVVGYTFDNQPVTVGDLKVEGALTLLLKDAMKPNLVQTTENTPAIIHGGPFANIAHGCNSIIATKTAAKLADYTVTEAGFGADLGAEKYFHIKSRAGNIQTSAVVIVATVRALKMHGGIAKDKLATENIAALEAGMDNLQKHIETIQAFHVPFVVAINQFPTDTEQETTFIQEWCQERGYEVALTTVWADGGKGGIDLAEKIIAKADGFNSTYQPLYDLDEPLTEKMRKVAQKVYGAHDIELTKSAQEQLRFFEEQGWSNLPVCMAKTQYSLSDNPALLGRPTGFTITIRELRASIGAGFIVALTGDVLTMPGLPAKPAALQMDVGEDGKAKGLF, encoded by the coding sequence ATGAATAAAGATATCGAAATAGCCCAACAAACAACCTTAGAGCCGATACATAACATTGCCGAACAACTTCATTTAACTAGAGAAGACTGGGAGCCTTATGGCCAGACGAAAGCTAAATTGTCGGAACAACTTTTTGAAAAATTAAAACATAAAAAGAGCGGTAAAATTATACTAGTTACATCGATTAATCCGACGCCTGCCGGTGAGGGAAAATCAACCGTAACAGTTGGATTAGGACAAGCACTCAACCAGATTGGGAAAAAAGCGATTATTGCACTTCGCGAGCCTTCACTAGGTCCGGTCATGGGTCTCAAAGGTGGGGCGGCTGGTGGGGGATATTCTCAAGTTTTACCGATGGAAGATATTAATTTGCATTTTACAGGCGACATTCATGCGATTACTACAGCTAATAATGCCTTAGCAGCATTTATTGATAACCATATTCATCGAGGAAATACGTTGCAAATTGATGCGCGGAGAATTGAATGGAAACGTGTATTAGATATCAATGATCGCGCTTTACGTCAGACCATTATCGGATTAGGCGGTCCAAAGCAAGGAGTTCCAAGAGAGGATGGCTTTACGATTACCGTCGCTTCTGAAATTATGGCTGTTCTTTGCTTGGCTACAGACTTACAAGATTTAAAGCAGAAGTTAGCTGCCATTGTTGTTGGCTATACATTTGATAACCAACCTGTTACTGTAGGCGATCTGAAAGTAGAAGGAGCATTAACCCTATTATTGAAAGATGCGATGAAACCAAATCTTGTACAAACGACGGAAAACACTCCGGCAATCATTCACGGTGGTCCGTTTGCTAATATTGCACATGGTTGTAATAGTATTATAGCTACGAAAACGGCTGCTAAATTAGCTGATTATACTGTCACAGAGGCTGGATTTGGGGCTGATTTAGGAGCAGAAAAATATTTTCATATTAAGTCTCGTGCCGGAAATATTCAAACTTCAGCTGTTGTGATCGTTGCTACCGTACGAGCATTAAAAATGCATGGTGGTATTGCAAAGGATAAGTTAGCTACGGAAAATATAGCAGCTTTAGAAGCTGGTATGGATAATTTACAAAAACATATTGAAACAATTCAAGCGTTTCATGTCCCATTTGTTGTGGCTATCAATCAATTTCCAACCGATACAGAGCAAGAAACGACCTTTATTCAAGAGTGGTGCCAAGAGCGAGGATATGAGGTCGCGCTAACCACCGTTTGGGCAGATGGTGGAAAAGGGGGAATAGATTTAGCTGAAAAAATAATTGCCAAAGCAGATGGCTTCAACAGTACTTACCAGCCTTTGTATGACCTGGATGAGCCATTAACAGAAAAAATGAGGAAAGTTGCTCAGAAAGTATATGGTGCACATGATATCGAACTCACTAAAAGCGCCCAGGAGCAATTGCGCTTCTTTGAAGAACAAGGTTGGAGCAATTTACCTGTCTGTATGGCTAAAACACAATATTCGTTATCAGATAATCCAGCTTTATTAGGTAGACCAACTGGATTTACAATTACGATTAGAGAACTACGAGCTTCAATCGGAGCGGGCTTTATCGTTGCCTTAACCGGTGATGTACTAACTATGCCTGGACTGCCTGCCAAACCAGCTGCGTTACAGATGGATGTGGGAGAGGACGGAAAAGCGAAAGGATTGTTTTAA
- a CDS encoding HD domain-containing protein, which produces MQAKEQLTEMKHFVQRLFTDDITGHDYYHMERVAHLARFIAEEEGADSFICEAAAWLHDVGDDKLFPKPVVIEKELDVLLQQISLSQQQIRAIKQAMQDVSFRKGKTPKTLEGKVVQDADRLDAIGAIGIARAFAYGGAKGRPLYHEEIDNHTIQHFYDKLLRIQGNLHTTTAQTIAEDRHQVLERFLEQFYQEWNYTLKNG; this is translated from the coding sequence ATGCAAGCGAAAGAACAGCTAACGGAGATGAAACATTTTGTACAGCGCTTATTTACGGATGATATTACCGGACATGATTATTATCATATGGAGCGGGTTGCTCATTTAGCTAGATTTATTGCTGAAGAAGAAGGGGCAGATTCATTTATTTGTGAAGCGGCTGCTTGGCTGCATGACGTAGGAGATGACAAATTGTTTCCTAAGCCAGTTGTGATCGAAAAAGAATTGGATGTTTTGCTGCAACAAATTTCTCTGTCACAGCAACAAATAAGAGCTATTAAACAAGCCATGCAGGACGTTTCCTTTCGTAAAGGAAAGACTCCCAAAACGCTGGAAGGAAAAGTGGTTCAAGATGCTGATCGATTAGATGCTATTGGTGCGATTGGCATCGCTCGCGCATTTGCCTATGGCGGTGCAAAAGGCCGCCCATTATATCATGAAGAAATAGACAACCATACGATTCAGCATTTTTATGATAAGTTATTACGTATTCAAGGCAATTTGCATACAACAACGGCTCAAACTATTGCAGAAGATCGGCATCAAGTTTTAGAACGGTTCTTGGAACAGTTTTATCAGGAATGGAATTATACTCTTAAAAATGGATGA
- a CDS encoding cytochrome c oxidase subunit 2A, translating to MRQLNEKKINEEQQSQEPNLKGTLISVLLLGLFIIVAWGSIFYIFIDR from the coding sequence ATGCGTCAATTAAACGAGAAGAAAATAAATGAGGAGCAACAGTCGCAAGAACCAAATTTAAAAGGAACATTGATTTCCGTATTGTTGCTTGGATTGTTTATTATTGTCGCTTGGGGGAGTATTTTCTATATTTTTATTGACCGGTAA
- a CDS encoding NlpC/P60 family protein: protein MKRSLLYGFVITQPVINYVDAYPELQNKIQFEAPQLEIAEHGEAVRFIQKKLHTLSYFDQSIDGSFEHYTEHALKNFQADHELSVNGKADKETLTALVKNEKKQYKQQLETFAKEIYPGMHHEKVKLVQKALQYFDYYEGELDGIYGPLTTQALEIAEDEQEITLIHATSPVASASTEEKVPNEAAKEKTKEQAEEKTEAKKATEQPEPQEVKKATTAGMNGSAIVEAARTQMGTPYVWGGTSPNGFDCSGFIQYVFQEEGITIPRTVSEIYNFSKPIAEPSVGDLVFFETYKPGPSHMGIYVGNGSFIHAGESKGVEVSEMSNSYWQERYIGATRVKQ from the coding sequence ATGAAACGCTCTTTGCTTTATGGATTTGTTATTACCCAGCCAGTCATCAATTATGTCGATGCTTATCCAGAATTGCAAAATAAAATCCAATTTGAAGCACCTCAATTAGAAATTGCTGAGCACGGAGAAGCGGTCCGCTTCATCCAAAAAAAGCTACATACATTATCTTATTTTGATCAATCAATCGATGGCTCCTTTGAACATTATACAGAACATGCCCTCAAGAATTTCCAAGCCGACCACGAATTATCCGTAAACGGAAAAGCAGATAAGGAAACATTAACAGCTCTCGTAAAAAATGAGAAAAAGCAATATAAACAACAATTGGAAACCTTCGCTAAAGAAATTTACCCAGGTATGCATCATGAAAAGGTAAAACTCGTACAAAAAGCACTCCAATATTTCGATTACTATGAAGGAGAGTTAGACGGGATATACGGTCCTTTAACCACACAAGCATTGGAAATTGCTGAAGATGAGCAAGAGATAACATTAATTCATGCAACATCCCCTGTTGCATCTGCGTCTACGGAAGAAAAAGTTCCAAACGAAGCAGCCAAAGAAAAAACAAAAGAACAAGCAGAAGAAAAAACAGAAGCAAAGAAAGCAACAGAGCAACCGGAACCACAAGAAGTTAAAAAAGCTACCACGGCAGGAATGAATGGATCAGCTATTGTAGAAGCAGCTCGTACGCAAATGGGAACACCATATGTTTGGGGAGGGACGTCTCCAAATGGCTTTGATTGTAGTGGATTTATTCAATATGTATTCCAAGAAGAAGGTATTACTATTCCTCGTACCGTTAGTGAAATTTACAATTTCTCAAAGCCCATTGCAGAACCATCTGTAGGGGATCTTGTGTTTTTTGAAACATATAAGCCTGGTCCATCGCATATGGGGATTTACGTCGGAAATGGTAGTTTTATCCATGCTGGTGAGTCCAAAGGGGTCGAAGTAAGTGAAATGAGTAATTCTTATTGGCAAGAACGCTATATCGGTGCTACACGTGTAAAGCAATGA
- a CDS encoding queuosine precursor transporter, which translates to MANEWIWIIFAFVNFSMLLLFYRLFGRTGLYVWIGMATIIANIQVLKTVELFGLTATLGNILYGTAYLATDIINEKHGKDEAKKAVWMGFATLLAMTIIMQIALVFQPGADDFAHESLATIFDLIPRIVAGSLAAYIISQSFDVWIYDKLRKLFPADKHLWIRNNGSTGISQLLDTIVFCTIAFYGNYPTEIFFEIFITTYIIKFIVAIMDTPFMYIAKKMDRD; encoded by the coding sequence TTGGCGAACGAATGGATTTGGATTATTTTTGCTTTCGTAAATTTTTCCATGCTATTATTGTTTTACCGTTTGTTTGGAAGAACAGGTCTTTATGTTTGGATTGGAATGGCTACGATCATTGCCAATATTCAAGTACTAAAAACGGTTGAGCTTTTCGGGCTTACTGCTACTCTTGGAAATATTTTATACGGTACAGCTTATTTAGCAACAGACATTATTAATGAAAAGCATGGAAAAGACGAAGCAAAAAAAGCAGTATGGATGGGATTTGCTACGTTGTTAGCAATGACAATTATCATGCAGATAGCACTGGTATTTCAACCAGGAGCAGATGATTTTGCGCATGAATCTTTAGCAACGATTTTTGATTTAATTCCACGAATTGTTGCAGGTAGCCTTGCAGCATATATCATTAGTCAATCATTTGACGTGTGGATTTATGATAAATTAAGAAAACTATTTCCTGCTGACAAACATCTGTGGATTCGAAATAATGGCAGTACCGGCATTAGTCAATTGCTAGATACAATTGTATTCTGTACAATCGCGTTTTATGGCAACTATCCAACTGAAATATTTTTTGAAATCTTTATTACTACGTATATTATTAAGTTCATTGTAGCAATTATGGATACGCCATTTATGTATATCGCTAAAAAAATGGATCGGGACTAA
- a CDS encoding cytochrome c oxidase subunit II — MHLHKYEKIWLIFGIGSLVLFLAVLGFGAFWKGTHPQSHGATIDPQNIEAHEAFQPENLGLTKVDDDKYIVNIAASAFHYDLGVDEDGKPVKKLTIPKGSTVLFQITTKDVVHGFNVSGTNVNMMVEPGYISRMETVMKKPGEYTVVCNEYCGVGHHLMYATVEVTE; from the coding sequence ATGCATTTACACAAATACGAAAAAATATGGTTAATATTTGGTATTGGCTCATTGGTCTTATTTTTGGCCGTTTTAGGGTTTGGGGCTTTTTGGAAAGGCACACATCCACAAAGTCATGGGGCAACGATTGATCCGCAAAATATTGAGGCGCATGAAGCATTTCAACCAGAAAACCTTGGCTTAACGAAGGTAGATGATGATAAATATATTGTCAACATCGCTGCATCGGCATTCCATTATGATTTGGGTGTAGATGAAGATGGTAAGCCGGTTAAAAAATTAACCATCCCAAAAGGTTCCACGGTATTATTCCAAATTACAACGAAAGATGTCGTTCATGGATTTAATGTCTCAGGAACAAACGTTAATATGATGGTAGAACCAGGATATATTAGTAGAATGGAAACGGTCATGAAAAAACCTGGAGAATATACCGTTGTATGTAATGAATATTGTGGTGTCGGTCATCATTTAATGTATGCTACTGTGGAGGTGACAGAATAA
- a CDS encoding SulP family inorganic anion transporter, giving the protein MFKDDRYKGLSLADIKRDIIAGLTVGIVAIPLGMAFAIASGVKPEYGIYTTIFAGLLVALFGGSRFQIAGPTGAFIPILLAIVLEYGYEKLLVAGFLAGIMLLLMGIFKFGKLIQFIPRSVTIGFTSGIAVIIFSGQIGNFLGLEELEKKQYFHENMIQIAEHITAVNWYSVFTAIIGLFAIIYIPKLFPKVPVLLVALIFPTAVAMVFYPAEVATIGTSFGGIPQSLPRFQLPNITWETILELWQPAFVIAMLGGIESLLSAVVSDGMTGTKHNSNRELVGQGIANMVTPMFGGIPATGAIARTATNIKSGAVSPYSGIFQSVFVLIILLLFAPFASNIPLASMAPILMVVAYNMSEYKSFTHILKLKSGDSLVLVVTFLLTVFVNLTTAVQIGLLLAMVSFIKRMSEVLQVEKVIPDKMKETTMNDHLDTWSSTCPKLSFYTVGGALFFGAADKFESIITRSINQRPTVLILKMKHVSILDATGAANLDALVTDFKNMGGTIIISEANSDVLAMMKASGLLHKIGQHHIFSHSEEAVNHGLQLIEVNKCSICSKENRTTCKAFKQSTDIPVSSAEQ; this is encoded by the coding sequence TTGTTTAAAGACGATCGTTATAAGGGTTTATCACTAGCTGATATAAAGCGTGATATCATTGCAGGTTTAACAGTAGGGATTGTGGCCATTCCTCTTGGGATGGCGTTTGCTATTGCTTCTGGTGTCAAGCCTGAATACGGTATATATACAACCATTTTTGCTGGATTGTTAGTTGCGCTTTTTGGAGGCTCCCGATTTCAAATTGCCGGACCAACCGGAGCATTTATTCCGATTTTACTAGCTATTGTTTTAGAGTACGGTTATGAGAAGTTATTAGTTGCTGGATTTTTAGCAGGAATTATGCTCTTGCTGATGGGGATATTTAAGTTCGGGAAATTGATTCAATTTATTCCTAGATCCGTAACGATTGGATTTACTTCAGGGATCGCTGTCATTATATTTAGTGGTCAAATTGGTAATTTCCTCGGCCTTGAAGAGCTTGAAAAAAAGCAATACTTTCATGAAAATATGATCCAAATTGCTGAACATATAACTGCTGTTAATTGGTATAGTGTATTTACAGCCATTATCGGTTTATTCGCTATCATCTATATCCCGAAATTATTTCCAAAGGTCCCTGTTCTGTTAGTAGCGTTAATTTTTCCAACTGCTGTTGCCATGGTGTTCTATCCTGCTGAAGTAGCGACCATCGGCACATCCTTTGGTGGCATTCCCCAATCCTTACCTCGTTTTCAATTACCAAATATTACTTGGGAGACTATCCTGGAACTTTGGCAGCCTGCTTTTGTTATTGCTATGCTTGGAGGAATAGAATCACTGTTATCCGCAGTCGTTTCAGATGGAATGACAGGAACAAAGCATAACTCAAATCGGGAGTTGGTTGGTCAGGGAATCGCAAATATGGTTACCCCTATGTTTGGTGGTATACCTGCAACAGGTGCCATTGCTAGAACGGCTACTAATATAAAAAGTGGAGCTGTTAGTCCGTATTCAGGGATTTTTCAAAGTGTCTTTGTTTTGATTATATTGCTTTTATTCGCACCTTTCGCTTCCAATATCCCTTTAGCAAGTATGGCTCCTATCTTAATGGTTGTTGCTTACAATATGAGTGAATATAAATCGTTCACCCATATCCTTAAACTAAAATCAGGAGATTCACTTGTATTAGTAGTCACTTTTTTATTGACGGTGTTCGTTAATCTTACTACAGCTGTACAAATTGGTTTATTGCTTGCAATGGTGTCGTTTATTAAACGGATGAGTGAAGTACTACAAGTAGAAAAAGTCATTCCTGATAAAATGAAAGAAACAACAATGAATGATCATTTGGACACTTGGAGCTCTACATGTCCCAAGCTTTCATTTTACACGGTTGGCGGAGCATTATTTTTTGGAGCTGCAGATAAATTCGAATCCATTATTACACGTTCCATAAACCAACGTCCAACTGTACTAATTTTAAAAATGAAACATGTTTCCATATTGGATGCTACAGGTGCAGCTAATTTGGACGCTCTTGTTACAGATTTTAAAAATATGGGTGGAACTATCATTATCTCAGAAGCGAATTCAGATGTGCTGGCTATGATGAAAGCAAGTGGTCTGTTGCATAAAATTGGGCAACACCATATCTTCAGTCATTCAGAAGAAGCGGTTAATCATGGACTGCAGCTCATAGAAGTTAACAAGTGTTCTATTTGCTCGAAAGAAAATCGAACAACATGTAAAGCATTTAAGCAAAGTACTGATATACCTGTTTCATCGGCGGAACAATAA
- a CDS encoding dihydrofolate reductase: protein MISLLVAMDKNRVIGLNNKLPWHLPKDLRFFKETTMKHTVIMGRKTFESIGKPLPHRKNVVLTKKGGDFPKEVEVIHDLQTLLQWNQDHPDEEYFVIGGAHVFKQIVAEADRMYITWIDHSFTGDTYFPAFSKEDWQLVSKVKGDKDEKNPYDYYFLRYDRKR from the coding sequence ATGATATCATTATTAGTTGCAATGGATAAAAACCGAGTAATTGGCTTAAACAATAAACTTCCCTGGCATTTGCCAAAGGATTTGCGCTTTTTCAAAGAGACTACTATGAAACATACTGTTATTATGGGAAGGAAAACATTTGAATCGATTGGAAAACCACTTCCACACCGCAAAAATGTGGTACTGACGAAAAAGGGAGGAGACTTTCCAAAAGAAGTAGAAGTCATCCATGATCTGCAAACATTGTTACAATGGAATCAAGATCATCCAGACGAGGAATATTTTGTCATTGGGGGAGCTCATGTATTTAAACAAATAGTAGCAGAAGCAGATCGTATGTATATTACATGGATTGACCATTCCTTTACAGGCGATACGTATTTCCCTGCATTCTCTAAAGAAGATTGGCAGCTCGTATCAAAAGTTAAAGGAGATAAAGACGAAAAAAACCCCTATGATTATTACTTCTTACGATATGACCGTAAACGGTAA
- a CDS encoding thymidylate synthase, protein MFIGEEAYLNLCQHILTNGVQKGDRTNTGTYSIFGHQMRFNLETGFPLLTTKRVPFRLVASELLWFIKGDTNIRYLLQHNNNIWNEWAFEKWVNSDDYSGPDMRNFGNRSQTDPKFNKQYQEQMEIFKEKILTDDSFAHKYGDLGDVYGKQWRKWKTSQNETIDQLQDVIDGIKNNPNSRRHIVSAWNPEDIPSMALPPCHTLFQFYVADGKLSCQLYQRSADVFLGVPFNIASYALLTYLIAHQCNLQPGEFVHTLGDAHIYLNHVEQVKTQLAREMKQMPQLELNKQKTSIFEFDLDDFKLKGYDPHPAIKAPIAV, encoded by the coding sequence ATGTTTATCGGTGAAGAAGCTTATTTAAATTTATGCCAACATATTTTAACCAACGGTGTTCAAAAAGGAGACCGTACCAATACAGGCACTTATTCCATATTTGGTCACCAAATGCGCTTTAATTTAGAAACAGGCTTTCCTTTATTAACAACAAAGCGAGTACCATTTCGCTTAGTAGCCAGCGAGCTTCTTTGGTTCATAAAAGGGGATACAAATATCCGTTATTTATTACAGCATAATAATAATATCTGGAATGAATGGGCGTTTGAAAAGTGGGTAAACAGCGATGACTATTCTGGACCAGATATGCGTAATTTCGGTAATCGCTCGCAAACAGACCCAAAATTTAACAAACAATATCAGGAACAAATGGAAATTTTTAAGGAAAAAATCTTAACTGATGATAGCTTTGCTCACAAATATGGGGATTTAGGGGACGTGTATGGGAAACAGTGGCGTAAATGGAAAACATCCCAAAATGAAACGATTGATCAACTGCAAGATGTGATTGACGGAATAAAAAATAACCCGAATTCAAGAAGACATATTGTTTCTGCTTGGAACCCGGAAGATATTCCATCGATGGCACTTCCTCCATGTCATACCTTATTTCAATTTTATGTAGCAGATGGAAAGCTTTCCTGTCAATTATATCAACGAAGCGCGGATGTATTTTTAGGAGTTCCGTTTAATATTGCAAGCTACGCTTTATTAACTTATTTAATTGCTCATCAATGTAATTTGCAGCCAGGAGAATTTGTTCATACGTTAGGAGACGCACATATTTACCTTAATCATGTTGAACAAGTAAAGACACAACTGGCACGAGAGATGAAGCAAATGCCACAGCTTGAACTTAATAAACAAAAGACATCTATTTTTGAGTTTGATCTAGATGATTTTAAGCTTAAGGGATATGACCCTCATCCTGCAATTAAAGCACCAATCGCTGTTTGA
- a CDS encoding twin-arginine translocase TatA/TatE family subunit, producing MFSSIGFPGLILILTIALVIFGPKKLPEIGKAAGETLKEFKNSANDLTSDARDEFKETKELITDKKSDF from the coding sequence TTGTTTTCTAGTATCGGCTTCCCGGGACTCATTTTAATTTTGACTATCGCTTTAGTTATTTTTGGACCAAAAAAATTACCAGAAATTGGGAAAGCAGCTGGAGAAACATTAAAAGAGTTTAAAAACTCAGCGAACGATTTAACCAGTGATGCCAGAGATGAGTTTAAGGAAACAAAAGAGTTAATTACAGATAAAAAAAGTGATTTCTAA